In Ictalurus furcatus strain D&B chromosome 23, Billie_1.0, whole genome shotgun sequence, a single window of DNA contains:
- the si:dkey-256h2.1 gene encoding uncharacterized protein si:dkey-256h2.1: MTSCHSARTLVCFILYFIIHCSILSGHADAAPSAVEESVNTRVHARERSGLPGFDPGDPAPHFRVQTLDGEFVYPLKEASNSSVIIHAFTNKSAFLECLWTSNSSVSDLIEFLPVGAEILFLSLDDSAAQDVLWMREQVYRVAAAAAHRGKEILSRLHFSPIPVYALGNWIPRVLYSWGCGGHNCGLAQAVFTGPEWKVPVITKCLNARYDWLNGRWENKQYVVVGAGDGCEPFPAAAGAVAWVSESGCSFFTKIKAMADSKAVGVLVHALPGNPIQDMNCAGDECNTTLNIPAAMLHFEPAVAQALSSGKPVNVTFQLTPSPNFFIAIDQQGALSEMGWFLYPSFRFLSWQAEWFDFNAALLARVKRPAAVVPVFNHTLMQGQAGARALVKLPRDLLGFDVLELDAALSCPGRRDETCAHWDHTVQLFICCDQFGPYCNMELGRWITAFRRGTGRWLTDVSPLLPLLNSERCDLVMKTPPWAMPWITSLNLRFSHSERSGKSPEKLYPFKLTFLYKGGTFDRDYNSRFKEIMFTVPPSTKKVELYAVITGHGSDDNNCGEFCVTSHFFLVNAAHNNSLTFDSADLPLGCAMRVREGAVPNEHGTWLYGRAGWCDGLQVDPWRIDLTPQLDLNGSNTIHYFGLYDGRNPNPSRDPGYIIMYSYLIFYK; the protein is encoded by the exons ATGACGAGCTGTCACTCAGCCCGGAcacttgtgtgttttattctgtattttattattcactgCTCTATTCTGTCCGGTCACGCGGACGCCGCTCCCAGCGCTGTGGAGGAGAGCGTGAACACCAGAGTCCACGCGCGAGAGCGGTCCGGTTTACCCGGGTTTGACCCGGGAGATCCTGCTCCACATTTCCGGGTTCAAACCCTAGACGGGGAGTTTGTTTATCCTCTCAAGGAGGCGTCCAACTCCTCCGTGATCATCCACGCGTTTACGAATAAATCCGCTTTCCTGGAGTGTCTCTGGACGTCCAACTCCTCCGTGTCCGATCTGATTGAGTTCCTTCCGGTCGGTGCTGAAATCCTCTTCCTGTCTCTGGATGATTCCGCGGCTCAGGATGTGCTGTGGATGAGAGAGCAGGTTTACAGGGTCGCCGCCGCCGCAgcgcacag GGGTAAGGAAATTTTATCCAGGCTTCATTTCTCCCCCATCCCCGTCTACGCCTTGGGGAACTGGATACCCAGAGTGCTCTACTCGTGGGGATGCGGCGGACACAACTGCGGGTTGGCACAAGCGGTGTTCACCGGTCCAG AATGGAAAGTTCCGGTGATCACGAAGTGCCTGAACGCCAGGTACGACTGGCTGAATGGCCGCTGGGAAAATAAGCAGTACGTCGTGGTCGGGGCGGGTGACGGCTGCGAGCCCTTTCCTGCGGCCGCCGGAGCCGTGGCCTGGGTTTCTGAAAGCGGCTGCTCGTTTTTCACTAAG ATTAAAGCCATGGCAGATTCCAAAGCAGTAGGTGTGCTGGTTCACGCGTTACCTGGCAACCCGATCCAGGACATGAACTGTGCTGGAGATGAGTGTAACACCAccctgaacattcctgctgccATGCTGCACTTCGAGCCTGCTGTGGCTCAGGCGCTATC atCAGGGAAGCCGGTGAACGTCACGTTCCAGCTCACTCCATCACCCAACTTTTTTATTGCGAttgaccagcagggggcgctgtCGGAAATGGGCTGGTTCCTGTATCCTTCATTCCGGTTCTTAAGCTGGCAGGCAGAGTG GTTTGACTTCAACGCCGCCTTGCTGGCTCGTGTTAAACGTCCTGCGGCTGTCGTTCCTGTGTTTAATCACACGCTGATGCAGGGACAGGCAGGAGCTCGGGCCCTGGTGAAGCTTCCCAGAG ACTTGTTGGGGTTTGACGTGCTGGAGCTGGACGCGGCGTTGTCCTGCCCGGGCCGCAGGGACGAGACGTGCGCTCACTGGGATCACACGGTGCAGCTGTTCATCTGCTGCGATCAGTTCGGTCCTTACTGTAACATGGAGCTCGGCCGCTGGATCACCGCCTTccgcag aggaaCGGGCCGCTGGCTGACGGACGTGTCTCCGCTCCTCCCTCTGCTGAACAGCGAGCGCTGTGATCTGGTCATGAAGACGCCGCCCTGGGCCATGCCCTGGATCACATCCCTCAACTTGCGCTTCAGCCACAGCGAGCGCTCGG GAAAATCCCCTGAGAAGCTTTACCCCTTCAAGCTGACGTTTCTGTACAAGGGCGGGACCTTCGACAGGGATTACAACTCCAGATTTAAGGAGATCATGTTCACGGTCCCACCTTCAACGAAAAAG GTGGAGCTGTACGCCGTGATCACAGGCCACGGCAGCGATGATAACAACTGCGGCGAATTCTGCGTGACGTCGCACTTCTTCCTCGTCAACGCCGCCCACAACAATTCACTCACCTTCGACTCCGCTG attTGCCCCTGGGCTGCGCCATGCGAGTGCGTGAGGGGGCGGTGCCTAACGAACACGGCACGTGGCTGTACGGTCGCGCCGGGTGGTGTGACGGACTGCAGGTGGACCCATGGAGGATCGATCTCACGCCGCAG CTTGACCTGAACGGGTCCAACACAATCCACTACTTTGGACTCTACGACGGACGTAACCCCAATCCATCCAGAGACCCGGGTTACATCATCATGTACTCGTATCTCATTTTTTATAAGTGA